One Actinomycetes bacterium genomic window, TGGGCGATCTTCAACTACGTCGGCATCCGCAGGCACGGCTTCGTCGGCTACTTCAAGGCGATGATGTTCCCGCCTGGCCTGCCCAAGCCGATCTACGTGCTGCTGGCGCCGCTGGAGTTCCTGTCGACCGTCATCATCCGCCCGATCACGCTGACCCTCCGTCTCACCCTCAACATGTTCGCCGGGCACCTCGTGCTGCTGCTGACCGTGCTCGGCGGCGAGTACCTCCTGGTCGAGAAGGGCGGCGCTCTGGCGTTCCTGTCCGTCGTCCCCTTCGCCTTCTCGATCGTCCTCACCTTCTTCGAGGCCTTCGTCCAGGTCCTGCAGGCGTACGTCTTCGTGCTGCTGTCGGCCCTGTACATCGCCGGCGCGCTCGCCGAGGAGCACTGACCGCGACACCGACAGCTGGACGACTGCCAGCACGACGGCACCCCAGACCGCAACACCCAGGGAAAGGAACCCGAAGAACAATGGAAGGCAACCTGAACATGGTGGGCTACGGCCTCGCGGCCATCGGCCCGGGTGTGGGTATCGGCCTGATCTTCGCCGCCTACATCAACGGTGTGGCACGCCAGCCGGAGGCGCGCGGCGTCCTCCAGGGCATCGCCATCCTAGGCTTCGCCCTCGCCGAGGCGCTGGCCATCATCGGCATCGGCCTCGCGTTCGTCCTCTGACGAGCGGACCGACATGACGTACGCCAGCACCAGCCTCCGACACCTTCAGGTGCTCGCAGCCGAGGAGGAGCCCAACCCCCTGCTGCCGCACCTGTCCGAGATCATCGTGGGGGCGGTCGCCTTCGCCCTGCTGCTGTGGTTCCTGCAGAGGATGGTCTTCCCCGTCTTCGAGAAGACCTTCGCGGAGCGGCGGGACGCCATCGAGGGCGGCATGGAGCGCGCCAAGGAGGCGGAGGAGGAGGCGAAGGAGACGCTCGCGCAGTACCGGGAGCAGCTCGCCGACGCCCGCCACGAGGCCGCCCGGCTGCGCGAGGACGCCCGCG contains:
- the atpE gene encoding ATP synthase F0 subunit C; the encoded protein is MEGNLNMVGYGLAAIGPGVGIGLIFAAYINGVARQPEARGVLQGIAILGFALAEALAIIGIGLAFVL
- a CDS encoding F0F1 ATP synthase subunit A encodes the protein WAIFNYVGIRRHGFVGYFKAMMFPPGLPKPIYVLLAPLEFLSTVIIRPITLTLRLTLNMFAGHLVLLLTVLGGEYLLVEKGGALAFLSVVPFAFSIVLTFFEAFVQVLQAYVFVLLSALYIAGALAEEH